From a single Hypomesus transpacificus isolate Combined female chromosome 14, fHypTra1, whole genome shotgun sequence genomic region:
- the slc25a22a gene encoding mitochondrial glutamate carrier 1, with amino-acid sequence MADKQISLPAKLINGGIAGLIGVTCVFPIDLAKTRLQNQQNGSRLYTSMSDCLIKTIRSEGYFGMYRGAAVNLTLVTPEKAIKLAANDFFRQHFSKDGQKLTLLKEMLAGCGAGTCQVVVTTPMEMLKIQLQDAGRIAAQRKLMPETIPAGTVEAKSPTAMQLTRELLKSKGIAGLYKGLGATLLRDVPFSIIYFPLFANLNNLGKRGAEGPAPFYVSFISGCLAGSTAAVAVNPVDVIKTRLQSLNRGSTEEAYSGVSDCISKILKNEGPSAFLKGAYCRALVIAPLFGIAQVIYFLGVGEYILSFLPKRDN; translated from the exons ATGGCTGACAAGCAGATCAG TTTGCCTGCCAAATTGATCAATGGGGGGATCGCTGGCCTGATTGGAGTGACCTGTGTATTTCCCATTGACTTGGCAAAGACCCGCCTGCAGAACCAGCAAAATGGATCTCGCCTTTACACCAGCAT GTCTGACTGCCTTATCAAGACTATTCGCTCAGAGGGATATTTTGGAATGTACAGAG GAGCTGCGGTAAACTTAACTCTTGTCACTCCTGAGAAAGCCATCAAGTTGGCTGCAAATGACTTCTTCAGGCAACACTTCTCCAAGGATGG CCAGAAGCTCACCTTGCTCAAAGAGATGCTGGCGGGGTGTGGAGCTGGTACGTGCCAG GTTGTCGTCACTACTCCGATGGAGATGTTGAAAATACAGCTCCAAGATGCTGGAAGGATTG CGGCCCAGAGGAAGCTCATGCCTGAGACAATCCCAGCAGGCACCGTAGAGGCCAAGTCCCCCACTGCCATGCAGCTGACGCGTGAGCTACTGAAGAGCAAAGGCATCGCCGGTCTTTACAAGGGCTTGGGCGCCACCCTGCTCAG gGATGTTCCATTTTCCATCATCTACTTCCCACTGTTTGCAAACCTGAACAACTTAGGGAAGAGAGGCGCGGAAGGTCCCGCCCCCTTTTACGTGTCATTCATCTCAGGGTGTCTGGCAGGAAGCACTGCTGCCGTGGCTGTTAACCCTGTTGATG TGATCAAGACCAGGCTGCAGTCTCTAAACCGTGGAAGCACAGAGGAAGCCTACAGTGGAGTGTCTGACTGCATCAG CAAAATCCTCAAGAATGAGGGTCCCTCAGCTTTCCTGAAGGGGGCCTACTGTCGCGCCCTGGTCATTGCACCTCTTTTTGGCATTGCCCAGGTGATCTATTTCCTGGGTGTAGGTGAATACATCCTCAGCTTTTTGCCTAAACGAGACAATTAA
- the pnpla2 gene encoding patatin-like phospholipase domain-containing protein 2 yields the protein MFPLDSPWNISFAGCGFLGIYHIGVASCLLEQAPFLVANARHIYGASAGALTASALVSGACLGEAGANIIDVAKEARKRFLGPMHPSFNLMKIMRVMLYRTLAPDAHHKATGRLGISLTRVSDGENVLVSQFNSKEELVQACVCSAYIPVYCGLIPPTLQGVRYVDGGISDNLPQYELKNTITVSPFSGESDICPCDSSTNMHELRFTNTSIQFTLTNLYRVSRALFPPDPMVMKAMCKQGYKDALHFLKKNGLLNYQGPQRALLGSREEGENWADNEVEGKPRVECVITKDGAVMVQSRPSKENRIIEKLPPRVHKALVEACKEKKSYVQSLSNLLPVRLASAMMLPYTLPLESALSMTVRLLEWMPDVQEDVGWIGGQTVKMVQCVMRQASKSVSQRISARFSYQLELRHCQSLPNPIRRNSILPNWVCDNSPTMQDVFMRLDQFQRQLLPRAFSVNMDLKGSFYTGSIPPVNNSLSPSHSQEGLVMHEISQNSPEEPASPGVIDRS from the exons ATGTTTCCTTTGGATTCGCCATGGAACATCTCCTTTGCTGGTTGTGGTTTCTTGGGTATCTACCACATAGGAGTTGCCAGTTGTCTTCTTGAACAGGCTCCCTTTTTAGTGGCAAATGCCCGGCATATCTATGGGGCATCCGCCGGTGCACTTACAGCTTCTGCGCTGGTTAGCGGAGCATGTTTAG GTGAAGCAGGTGCCAACATCATTGATGTTGCAAAGGAGGCAAGGAAACGTTTCCTTGGGCCCATGCATCCCTCCTTCAACCTGATGAAGATTATGCGTGTCATGCTGTACCGTACACTGGCCCCTGATGCTCACCACAAGGCCACAGGTCGGTTGGGAATCTCCCTCACACGAGTGTCAGACGGAGAGAATGTTCTGGTGTCCCAGTTCAACAGCAAGGAGGAGCTTGTGCAG GCATGTGTATGCAGTGCCTACATCCCTGTGTACTGTGGCCTTATCCCTCCTACACTACAGGGTGTG CGGTATGTGGATGGTGGGATTTCAGATAACCTGCCCCAATATGAGCTGAAGAACACCATCACAGTGTCACCCTTCTCCGGAGAGAGTGACATCTGCCCTTGTGACTCTTCCACCAACATGCATGAGCTCCGCTTCACTAACACCAGCATCCAGTTCACCCTCACCAACCTCTACAGGGTCTCCCGAGCTCTCTTTCCCCCCGACCCAATG gTTATGAAGGCCATGTGCAAGCAAGGATATAAGGATGCTCTTCACTTTCTAAAGAAAAACG GACTGCTGAACTACCAGGGACCTCAGAGAGCCCTACTGGGCagtagggaggaaggggagaactGGGCAGATAACGAGGTGGAGGGGAAGCCACGTGTAGAGTGTGTCATCACCAAGGATGGAGCTGTAATGGTCCAATCACGTCCCAGCAAAGAAAACCGTATCATTGAAAAGCTGCCGCCTCGAGTACACAAAG CATTGGTGGAGGCATGCAAGGAGAAAAAGAGCTATGTGCAGTCACTAAGCAACCTGCTGCCTGTCAGACTGGCCTCTGCGATGATGCTTCCTTATACGCTTCCTCTGGAGTCTGCACTGTCCATGACTGTGAG ACTCTTAGAATGGATGCCGGATGTGCAGGAAGATGTTGGCTGGATTGGAGGGCAGACGGTTAAAATGGTTCAGTGTGTTATGCGTCAGGCCTCTAAAAGTGTCTCTCAGCGCATATCTGCCAG GTTTTCCTACCAGCTGGAGCTACGGCACTGTCAGTCTCTCCCGAACCCGATCAGACGTAACAGCATCCTGCCAAACTGGGTGTGTGACAACAGCCCCACAATGCAGGATGTCTTCATGCGACTGGACCAGTTTCAGAGGCAGCTGCTGCCCCGCGCCTTCAGCGTCAACATGGACCTGAAGGGCTCCTTTTACACTGGATCCATCCCACCGGTCAATaactctctttcaccctcacaCTCCCAAGAGGGCCTGGTCATGCACGAGATCAGCCAGAACTCTCCAGAAGAACCTGCCTCACCAGGGGTTATCGACAGGTCTTAG
- the pidd1 gene encoding p53-induced death domain-containing protein 1: MKKREETDLRRDERMETGWREQGIGSALPCDQIGTTFHPQLLKRLSNEEEDGTLDNKHTGEKVGNKTERIFEDSMRFSLRDSDRQAEAPVIIPLAISPSLSLTDTWAPSVSNHSPPSISATPSTSSPSPYTSPVPSLTPPLPPYVELSAVLTDTRLTLDVYKGGAAVLQVLWRNLPGHLRGVQYLRLGSEDKAGLDGALEVLPHLTQLHSLAIRGHRLCDAHGSPLPGLLTALPSSLTSLSLLKHLDLSFNTLSSFPLCLVSLPHLSSLLLSHNQLTTLPPDIGKLSSLSYLTLLGNQLVSVPQSLGQLKTLQNLDLSYNFLQSLPEQIGALEALVKLQLSHNNLKRLPETMGSLKCLRELVIHSNDLRVIPQCLTSLPLLEMDVRNNPIGSPPTPPPLPPAAECAETSIPELHLGFDQHSFCVSSAGLHVFLPGAGELLFPPGCLVKNTRLKWAEKRPDRKWVWLEEHDFLLSRPLELVPHGITFLKPVEVCVPYHGARRREVVVRRFDGQSWSTLPTLTRRGSQNHSRHPGGRPARLACCSVTHFSWFVAVSRPVRDSCSLTPQGALLVSSSDPGVKLHFPPDSTLQTRVITLQVLQVSVAEVQELSADREACVSPLLCLSQNPSLGFLQPVKVQIPLPSGLTGHTVDMLSTWLLSPHRSYCGHVVNMAAFSSQVDGRVESLSVQYDGPQPSDLCDLLEGEQFFAGFERGLDVNADRPDCVEGRLCFVFYSRLKNLKEVYVCPAQGHDGPVRGQVSFYRGEVPNDLPVEVARKRKGNDSQWLATLPLRLPVSEKSTPVPTQLEGVAFDLKHALNSEKPHMEDYQYPPLNLGDPESGYLTEANLLAISLQIGQDWRTIGINLGISYQELDRIQYKYRDNLGSLVLDMLFHWARGQQGAGPGVLPKLIEAMEESGRRDLAEEIQDIVSLGRRKYSESLRRVGLDEEASSAQSEAPHPHVQQ, from the exons atgaagaaaagagaagaaacagaCCTGAGACGCGATGAGAGGATGGAGACAGGATGGCGGGAACAAGGGATAGGATCAGCCCTTCCTTGTGACCAGATAGGTACAACATTCCACCCCCAGCTCCTAAAAAGATTATCAAATGAAGAAGAAGACGGCACTCTGGATAATAAACATACTGGTGAGAAAGTAGGAAATAAAACGGAAAGAATCTTTGAAGATTCGATGAGATTCAGTCTGAGAGATTCGGACCGACAAGCCGAGGCTCCTGTCATCATTCCGCTTGCTATCTCTCCATCACTTAGCCTCACGGACACCTGGGCGCCCTCGGTTTCAAAccattcccctccctccatcagtgCCACTCCCTCAACCTCCTCGCCATCCCCCTATACTTCACCTGTGCCATCTCTGacacctcccctgcccccatATGTGGAGCTCTCTGCAGTGCTGACCGACACCAGGTTGACCCTCGATGTGTACAAAGGGGGGGCAGCTGTGCTACAGGTACTCTGGAGGAACCTGCCAGGTCATCTGAGGGGGGTGCAGTACCTCAGACTGGGGTCAGAGGACAAGGCAGGGCTGGATGGAGCTCTGGAGGTCCTACCCCACCTTACTCAACTCCATTCTCTTGCCATCCGAG GCCACCGTTTATGTGACGCTCATGGCAGCCCGCTCCCTGGCCTTCTCACAGCTCTTCCCAGCTCCTTGACCTCGCTCTCCCTTCTCAAACACCTGGATCTCTCCTTTAatactctctcctcctttcccctgtGCCTTGTGTCCctgccccatctctcctccttgctTCTCTCTCACAATCAACTCACAACTTTGCCTCCTGATATTGGCAAGCTGTCATCCCTCAGCTACCTCACCCTGTTGGGGAACCAGTTAGTGTCTGTCCCACAGAGTCTGGGACAGTTGAAAACCCTGCAGAATCTGGACCTTTCTTACAATTTCCTACAGAGTCTACCTGAACAAATTGGTGCACTGGAAGCGCTGGTCAAATTACAGTTGTCACACAACAATCTAAAGCGACTACCAGAGACCATGG GTTCCCTCAAGTGTCTCAGGGAGCTGGTCATCCATAGCAATGATCTCCGTGTTATTCCACAGTGCCTCACCTCTCTGCCCCTGCTTGAGATGGATGTACGCAACAACCCCATCGGGAGCCCTCcgacccctcctccactcccacctGCAGCTG AATGTGCTGAAACAAGCATTCCGGAGTTGCACCTTGGATTTGACCAGCACAG TTTCTGTGTGTCGTCTGCTGGCCTTCATGTGTTCCTCCCTGGTGCGGGAGAGCTGCTGTTCCCCCCAGGGTGCCTGGTGAAGAACACCAGACTGAAGTGGGCTGAGAAAcggccagacaggaagtgggtgtGGCTAGAGGAGCATGACTTCCTGTTGAGTCGTCCACTTGAACTTGTCCCCCATGGAATTACATTTTTGAAG cctgtggaggtgtgtgtgcctTACCATGGTGCAAGGAGACGGGAGGTGGTAGTGCGCAGGTTTGACGGACAGTCATGGAGCACACTACCCACGTTGACTAGGAGGGGAAGTCAAAACCACAGCAGGCACCCTGGAGGTCGCCCTGCCAGG CTGGCCTGCTGCTCCGTGACTCACTTCTCCTGGTTTGTGGCTGTGTCTCGGCCAGTGAGGGACAGCTGCTCCCTCACTCCACAGGGGGCGCTTCTGGTGTCAAGCTCGGACCCCGGAGTGAAACTGCACTTCCCCCCTGACTCCACACTACAGACCCGAGTCATCACTTTACAG gtgttgcaGGTTTCTGTGGCCGAGGTCCAGGAGTTGTCTGCAGACCGCGAGGCCTGTGTCAGccccctgctgtgcctctctcAGAATCCCAGCTTGGGCTTCCTACAGCCAGTGAAGGTGCAGATCCCTCTGCCTTCCGGCCTGACAG GTCATACTGTGGACATGTTGTCAACATGGCTGCTTTCTCCTCACAGGTCATACTGTGGACATGTTGTCAACATGGCTGCTTTCTCCTCACAG GTGGACGGCAGAGTGGAGTCTCTGTCTGTCCAGTACGATGGACCGCAGCCCTCTGACCTGTGCgacctgctggagggggagCAGTTCTTTGCTGGCTTTGAAAGGGGCCTGGATGTGAATGCAG ACAGGCCAGACTGTGTGGAGGGACGTCTGTGTTTCGTTTTCTACTCCCGCTTGAAGAACCTTAAAGAAGTGTATGTGTGCCCAGCCCAGGGACATGATGGGCCAGTGAGGGGACAG GTGTCCTTTTATCGAGGGGAGGTTCCCAATGATCTTCCTGTGGAAGTGGCTAGAAAGAGGAAAGGGAACGATAGCCAATGGCTGGCAACGTTACCACTGAGACTTCCTGTGAGTGAAAAGAGCACTCCGGTGCCAACCCAGCTGGAAGGCGTTGCATTTGACTTGAAGCAC GCTCTGAACTCGGAGAAGCCCCACATGGAGGACTACCAGTACCCTCCTCTCAATCTGGGAGACCCCGAGAGTGGCTACCTGACCGAGGCCAACCTGCTGGCCATCTCCCTGCAGATAGGACAGGACTGGCGCACTATTGGCATCAACCTGGGGATAAGCTACCAGGAGCTAGACCGCATCCAGTACAAGTACAG agaTAACCTGGGAAGCCTGGTCCTGGACATGCTGTTCCACTGGGCTCGCGGGCAGCAGGGCGCGGGCCCGGGGGTCTTGCCAAAGCTGATCGAGGCCATGGAGGAGAGCGGCAGGAGGGACCTGGCAGAGGAGATCCAGGACATCGTCAGCCTGGGCAGGAGGAAGTACAGCGAGTCTCTGAGGAGAGTGGGGCTGGATGAAGAGGCGTCCTCTGCTCAAAGCGAAGCCCCACACCCACACGTACAGCAGTAG